One genomic region from Neisseria weaveri encodes:
- a CDS encoding efflux RND transporter permease subunit produces MAKFFIDRPIFAWVISIFIILAGIFGIKNLPVSQYPSVGAPTITLSAVYPGASAQVMEDSVLSVIERNMNGVEGLDYMSTNATSSGGGTVSLTFSPDTDENLAQVEVQNKLSEVTALLPAAVQQNGVTVAKSRSNFLMVLMMSSDTMTTEDIADYVERNIKPEIQRVEGVGEARLFGSQRAMRIWVDPKKLQNYNLSFADVSSAISSQNIQISAGSLGALPNVQGQTISATITAQGQLSTPEEFGSIILRSTAGGANVYLKDVARIELGSQSYAASTRLNGKPAVGMAVMLSNSGNAMATAQAVRDKMAHLERFFPHDMKWSAPYDTSKFVSISIEKVVHTLLEAVLLVFVVMYLFLQNFRYTLIPTIVVPISLLGAFAAIWYLGMSINVLTMFAMVLVIGIVVDDAIVVVENVERIMSEEGLPPVQATKKAMGQISGAVIGITAVLISVFVPLAMFTGATGKIYYQFAVTMAIAIAFSAFLALSLTPALCATLLKPVPKGHHVEKKGFFGWFNRKFSDGTHKYEGWVAKFLRKSARVMAVYVLLGGVAALLFVRIPTSFLPSEDQGSLMMMVQLPAGATKERTDATLATANQIITFMPEVESFIGVSGFSFAGSGQNMGFGFVTLKDWSERPGHGSSAAAVAGKLTGALMMNVRDGFALVINPPAIMELGTSSGFEMYLQDRNSRGHAALLAKRNELVQKMRTNPMFDASKVRASGLEDAPQLKIDINREAAAAQGISLASVRSVLATALGSSYVNDFPNQGRLQRVIVQAEASARMQPSDILMLTVPNSQGVAVPLSAIATVAWEHGMEQSIRFNGYKAMKIEGAAASGYSSGEVMAEVQRMVDELEGGYSLEWAGQSREQAKGSAQDMLLYGLAILAVFLVLAALYESWSIPLAVILVVPLGFLGIVMGVNLRNMIGGFFGAPPSYLNDIYFKVGLITVIGLSAKNAILIIEFAKDLQAQGKGLLESALEAAHLRFRPIIMTSFAFILGVVPLYLASGASSASQRAIGTTVLWGMLIGTLLSVFFVPVFYVVVRKLFKGKQPSKPLPEIQTALPESKD; encoded by the coding sequence ATGGCTAAATTTTTTATTGACCGCCCGATTTTTGCATGGGTGATTTCCATATTCATCATATTGGCCGGTATTTTCGGTATCAAGAATTTACCGGTTTCGCAATATCCTTCTGTCGGCGCGCCGACTATTACGTTGAGTGCCGTTTATCCGGGTGCATCGGCGCAGGTGATGGAAGACAGCGTATTGTCGGTTATCGAACGCAATATGAACGGTGTCGAAGGTTTGGATTATATGAGTACCAATGCGACATCAAGCGGCGGCGGTACGGTTAGTCTGACTTTTTCTCCTGATACCGATGAAAATCTGGCGCAGGTGGAAGTGCAGAACAAGCTGTCGGAAGTGACGGCGTTGCTGCCTGCGGCGGTTCAGCAAAACGGTGTGACCGTAGCCAAATCGCGATCCAACTTCCTGATGGTATTGATGATGTCGTCCGATACCATGACAACCGAAGATATTGCCGACTATGTCGAGCGTAACATCAAGCCGGAAATCCAGCGTGTGGAAGGCGTGGGCGAAGCACGTTTGTTCGGTTCGCAGCGTGCTATGCGTATTTGGGTCGACCCGAAAAAACTGCAAAACTACAATTTGTCTTTTGCAGATGTTTCCTCTGCCATATCTTCGCAAAATATCCAGATTTCGGCGGGTTCGCTCGGTGCTTTGCCTAATGTTCAGGGGCAGACTATCTCTGCAACCATCACGGCTCAAGGCCAGCTGAGTACGCCCGAAGAATTCGGCAGCATTATTCTGCGTTCGACTGCGGGCGGAGCCAATGTGTATTTGAAAGATGTGGCGCGGATTGAGTTGGGCAGCCAGAGTTATGCGGCGTCTACACGTTTGAACGGCAAGCCTGCCGTCGGTATGGCGGTGATGTTGTCAAACAGCGGTAATGCGATGGCGACCGCTCAAGCGGTGCGCGACAAAATGGCGCATTTGGAGCGTTTCTTTCCGCACGATATGAAATGGTCGGCACCTTACGATACTTCCAAATTCGTTTCCATTTCGATTGAGAAGGTAGTGCATACTTTGCTGGAAGCCGTGTTGCTGGTGTTTGTCGTGATGTATCTGTTTCTGCAAAACTTCCGTTATACGCTGATTCCGACCATTGTCGTGCCGATTTCCCTGTTGGGTGCGTTTGCGGCTATTTGGTATTTGGGCATGTCGATTAACGTCTTGACTATGTTTGCAATGGTGTTGGTGATCGGTATTGTGGTCGATGATGCCATTGTGGTGGTGGAAAACGTCGAGCGGATTATGTCGGAAGAAGGCTTGCCGCCCGTTCAGGCAACCAAAAAAGCCATGGGGCAGATTTCCGGCGCGGTAATCGGTATTACGGCAGTTTTGATTTCTGTGTTTGTGCCGCTGGCTATGTTTACCGGTGCGACCGGTAAGATTTATTACCAGTTTGCAGTCACCATGGCGATTGCGATTGCTTTCTCGGCTTTCTTGGCTTTATCGCTGACCCCCGCTTTGTGTGCGACTTTGTTGAAGCCGGTTCCCAAAGGCCATCATGTCGAGAAAAAAGGTTTCTTCGGTTGGTTTAACCGAAAATTTTCAGACGGCACACATAAGTATGAAGGTTGGGTGGCCAAATTCCTGCGTAAGTCCGCTCGTGTTATGGCTGTGTATGTATTGTTGGGCGGCGTGGCGGCATTGCTGTTTGTCCGTATCCCGACTTCTTTCCTGCCGAGCGAAGACCAAGGCAGCCTGATGATGATGGTTCAGCTGCCGGCCGGGGCAACCAAAGAACGCACCGATGCGACTTTGGCAACCGCCAATCAGATTATTACCTTCATGCCTGAAGTGGAAAGTTTTATCGGCGTATCCGGTTTCAGTTTCGCCGGTTCGGGTCAGAATATGGGTTTCGGTTTTGTAACCTTGAAAGACTGGAGCGAACGTCCGGGACACGGCAGTTCTGCGGCGGCAGTGGCCGGTAAGCTGACCGGCGCGTTAATGATGAATGTCCGCGACGGGTTTGCATTGGTCATTAATCCGCCTGCAATTATGGAATTGGGTACCAGCTCGGGTTTCGAGATGTATCTGCAAGACCGCAACAGCAGGGGACATGCCGCTTTATTGGCAAAACGCAATGAGTTGGTGCAGAAAATGCGTACCAATCCGATGTTTGATGCTTCCAAAGTCCGCGCTTCGGGTTTGGAAGATGCACCGCAGCTGAAAATCGATATTAACCGTGAAGCCGCCGCCGCTCAAGGTATCAGCTTGGCAAGCGTGCGTTCGGTACTGGCGACGGCACTGGGTTCTTCGTATGTTAACGATTTTCCGAACCAAGGCCGTCTGCAGCGGGTGATTGTGCAGGCAGAGGCCTCGGCGCGTATGCAGCCGTCTGATATTTTGATGCTGACCGTGCCGAACAGCCAGGGTGTGGCCGTGCCGTTGTCTGCGATTGCTACGGTGGCGTGGGAACACGGTATGGAGCAGAGCATTCGTTTCAACGGCTATAAAGCGATGAAAATCGAAGGTGCGGCGGCAAGCGGTTATTCTTCGGGCGAAGTTATGGCCGAAGTGCAGCGCATGGTGGACGAGCTTGAAGGCGGTTACAGTTTGGAATGGGCGGGACAATCGCGCGAACAGGCCAAAGGCAGCGCGCAAGATATGTTGCTGTACGGCTTGGCTATTTTGGCTGTGTTCCTGGTGTTGGCTGCTTTGTATGAGAGCTGGTCTATTCCGCTGGCTGTGATTCTGGTGGTGCCGTTGGGTTTCTTGGGTATTGTGATGGGCGTAAACCTGAGGAATATGATCGGCGGTTTCTTCGGTGCGCCTCCGTCTTATCTGAACGACATTTACTTTAAAGTAGGCTTGATTACCGTTATCGGTTTGAGTGCGAAAAACGCCATTTTGATTATCGAGTTTGCCAAAGATTTGCAGGCTCAAGGCAAAGGTTTGCTGGAATCGGCATTGGAAGCGGCGCATTTGCGTTTCCGCCCGATTATCATGACCTCTTTTGCGTTTATCTTGGGCGTAGTGCCGCTTTATCTGGCTTCGGGTGCAAGCTCCGCCAGCCAACGTGCAATCGGTACGACCGTATTGTGGGGCATGTTGATTGGCACGTTATTGTCGGTGTTTTTCGTGCCGGTTTTCTATGTTGTGGTGCGGAAACTGTTTAAAGGCAAACAGCCTTCCAAACCTCTGCCGGAAATTCAGACGGCCTTACCCGAGAGCAAGGATTAA
- a CDS encoding efflux RND transporter periplasmic adaptor subunit: MKSYPQWYKVAAVAVATSLALSACGKGESGGAAGAKHGGGAAGGQAPAPVVGVVTVQAQPVALSVELPGRLEPVRSAEVRPQVGGIIKRRLFQEGTYVRAGQPLYQIDDATYAAGLESAYAQLAGAEAALAKANADLSRYKPLVEADAISRQEYDAAVAAKLSAQASVKAAAAAVKSSRINLNYSRVTAPISGFIGQSFVSEGTLVNPGAAVKLATIQQTDPMYINITQSATEIMQLRQDIADGKLQPVNGGIEVAIMLENGKEYAHKGRLLYADPTVDEATGQVKLRVAIPNPDNILLPGLYVRAKMSQAGMAEAFVVPQQAVTRGQQDTVLIVNAEGGMEPRVVTVVQQQGSNWIISDGLKDGDKVIVDGVSIAGMMGAKKVTPKEWTPPVQAEAAGQSEAAVADKPEDVQTASQAASEPAQAQ, from the coding sequence ATGAAGAGCTATCCTCAGTGGTATAAAGTTGCGGCAGTAGCCGTGGCGACATCTTTGGCTTTGTCTGCATGCGGTAAAGGAGAAAGCGGCGGTGCGGCGGGTGCAAAGCATGGCGGCGGTGCTGCCGGTGGACAAGCGCCTGCGCCTGTGGTGGGCGTGGTGACCGTACAGGCGCAGCCGGTGGCGTTGAGTGTTGAATTACCCGGCCGTTTGGAGCCGGTGCGTTCGGCTGAAGTGCGTCCGCAAGTGGGCGGTATCATCAAACGCCGTCTGTTTCAAGAAGGAACTTATGTCCGTGCCGGCCAGCCGCTGTATCAAATTGATGATGCAACTTATGCCGCCGGTTTGGAAAGCGCTTATGCGCAACTGGCCGGCGCGGAAGCGGCTCTGGCCAAAGCCAATGCAGACTTGAGCCGTTATAAGCCTTTGGTAGAAGCCGATGCCATCAGCCGTCAGGAATATGATGCGGCGGTGGCGGCGAAATTATCTGCCCAAGCAAGCGTTAAGGCTGCTGCGGCTGCGGTGAAATCGTCGCGCATTAACCTGAATTATTCGCGTGTAACCGCGCCGATTTCCGGTTTTATCGGTCAATCGTTTGTCTCGGAAGGGACGCTGGTTAATCCGGGTGCGGCAGTGAAGTTGGCCACTATTCAGCAAACCGACCCGATGTATATCAATATTACTCAGTCTGCGACGGAAATTATGCAGCTGCGTCAAGATATTGCCGACGGTAAGCTGCAGCCGGTCAACGGCGGTATCGAAGTTGCGATTATGCTGGAAAACGGCAAAGAATATGCACATAAAGGCCGTCTGCTGTATGCGGATCCGACTGTGGACGAAGCCACCGGACAAGTGAAGCTGCGTGTGGCCATTCCGAATCCCGACAACATTTTGCTACCGGGTTTGTATGTGCGCGCGAAGATGTCGCAAGCCGGCATGGCTGAAGCTTTTGTTGTACCGCAGCAGGCGGTAACGCGCGGTCAGCAGGATACTGTTTTGATTGTGAATGCCGAAGGCGGCATGGAGCCGCGCGTGGTCACGGTTGTTCAGCAGCAGGGCAGCAATTGGATTATTTCAGACGGCCTCAAAGACGGGGATAAAGTGATTGTTGACGGTGTGTCTATTGCGGGCATGATGGGCGCGAAGAAAGTGACGCCGAAAGAGTGGACGCCGCCGGTGCAGGCAGAGGCTGCCGGTCAGTCGGAAGCTGCGGTCGCTGATAAACCGGAAGATGTTCAGACGGCCTCTCAAGCCGCTTCCGAACCTGCTCAGGCTCAGTAA
- the mtrR gene encoding multidrug efflux system transcriptional repressor MtrR yields the protein MRKTKAEALKTREYLMLAALDTFYTKGVARASLNEIAQAAGVTRGALYWHFKNKEDLFDALFQHIFNDFSGRMRADIENASPNMWENLRQTLLNLYERLETNETHRRFISILHLKCEHIEQNKAIVELMSKYNMMWHEQMTKAIVLCISQEKLPQNLDVNLASIYLKSVCTGLTQIWLINPARFDLQSAAPAIIDTALTALQHCPSLQKDYAV from the coding sequence ATGAGAAAAACCAAAGCAGAAGCCTTAAAAACCAGAGAATATCTCATGCTTGCCGCGCTCGACACTTTCTATACGAAAGGCGTAGCGCGGGCATCCTTGAACGAAATCGCGCAAGCCGCAGGCGTAACGCGCGGCGCGCTGTATTGGCATTTCAAAAACAAAGAAGATTTATTCGACGCCCTGTTCCAACACATTTTCAACGACTTTTCCGGCCGTATGAGGGCAGACATTGAAAACGCCTCGCCCAATATGTGGGAAAACCTCCGCCAAACCCTGCTGAATCTGTACGAACGGCTCGAAACCAACGAAACGCACCGCAGATTCATCAGTATCCTGCATTTGAAATGCGAGCATATCGAGCAGAACAAGGCCATTGTCGAGCTGATGAGCAAATACAATATGATGTGGCACGAACAAATGACCAAAGCCATCGTCTTGTGCATATCGCAAGAAAAACTGCCGCAAAATCTCGATGTCAACCTAGCCAGCATTTACCTGAAATCCGTATGCACCGGTCTCACCCAAATCTGGCTGATCAATCCTGCCCGATTCGACCTGCAAAGTGCCGCACCCGCCATCATCGACACGGCACTGACTGCACTGCAGCATTGTCCGTCGCTGCAAAAAGACTATGCCGTCTGA
- a CDS encoding acyl-CoA thioesterase has protein sequence MNPENRLPPLFAAEITVQIGDINYGNHLANDAVLRLCHEARIRWLAQHNLTELDIGSQTGIIMTDAALQYTAQARHGDILSVHLSAFAKGRSRFAITYRLIRNSDGKTIATAETGMACFHYQNQKVCKIPETFLALLQAV, from the coding sequence ATGAATCCAGAAAACCGTCTTCCTCCTTTATTTGCCGCAGAAATAACCGTCCAAATCGGCGACATCAACTACGGCAACCACCTGGCCAACGACGCTGTTTTGCGTTTGTGCCACGAAGCCAGAATACGCTGGCTGGCACAACACAATCTGACCGAACTCGATATCGGCAGCCAAACCGGCATCATCATGACCGATGCCGCCCTGCAATACACCGCCCAAGCCCGCCACGGCGACATACTTTCCGTCCACCTGTCCGCATTTGCCAAAGGACGCAGCCGCTTTGCCATCACTTACCGGCTCATCCGAAACAGCGACGGCAAAACCATTGCCACCGCAGAAACAGGCATGGCCTGCTTCCACTACCAAAATCAAAAAGTCTGTAAAATACCCGAAACTTTCCTCGCCCTGCTTCAGGCCGTCTGA
- a CDS encoding tyrosine-type recombinase/integrase: MQSSFFDHVETFLNTLNRQGKSAHTVAAYRRDLNQLKTLLPETESDEPLRRLHFVAALKKLSQRNSHPRSMARKLSAWRQYGQWQVKHQLLDCNPCENLKPPKPPQRLPKAVEQETLNRLLDAGSLAADNDETLALRDQAIFELMYGSGLRLSEIHQLDLTDISLQEGWIKVSGKGNKERHVPLVKKSIEAVQRYLPQRCQHGNETALFTNRNGKRLSQRQIQHRLRDWAVRRESPQHLSPHMMRHSYASHLLQSARDIRAVQELLGHSNLSSTQIYTKLDFDHLAQVYDQTHPRAKKKK, encoded by the coding sequence ATGCAATCTTCCTTTTTCGACCATGTGGAAACCTTCCTAAATACATTAAACCGGCAAGGAAAATCCGCGCATACCGTCGCCGCATACCGCCGCGACCTGAACCAGCTGAAAACACTTCTGCCCGAAACAGAATCGGACGAACCGCTGCGCCGCCTTCACTTTGTCGCCGCACTCAAAAAATTGTCGCAGCGAAACAGCCACCCGCGCAGCATGGCCCGCAAACTTTCCGCATGGCGGCAATATGGCCAATGGCAGGTCAAACACCAACTGCTGGATTGCAACCCCTGCGAAAACCTCAAGCCGCCCAAACCGCCCCAACGCCTGCCCAAAGCCGTCGAACAGGAAACCTTAAACCGTCTGCTCGATGCCGGCAGTCTCGCTGCCGACAATGACGAAACGCTCGCCCTGCGCGACCAAGCTATCTTTGAACTTATGTACGGCAGCGGTTTGCGCCTAAGCGAAATACACCAGCTGGACTTAACCGACATCTCCCTTCAGGAAGGCTGGATAAAAGTAAGCGGTAAAGGCAATAAAGAACGCCATGTTCCGTTGGTTAAAAAAAGCATTGAGGCCGTGCAGCGCTATCTGCCGCAACGCTGCCAACACGGCAACGAAACCGCCCTGTTCACCAACCGGAACGGCAAACGTCTCAGCCAGCGGCAAATCCAACACCGCCTGCGCGACTGGGCGGTTCGCCGGGAAAGTCCGCAGCATCTTTCTCCGCACATGATGCGCCACAGCTATGCCAGCCACCTGCTTCAGTCCGCACGCGACATACGTGCCGTTCAAGAACTGCTCGGCCACAGCAATCTGTCGTCCACGCAAATTTATACCAAACTGGATTTCGACCATCTGGCACAGGTATACGACCAAACCCACCCTCGGGCGAAAAAAAAGAAGTAA